From the genome of Longimicrobium sp., one region includes:
- a CDS encoding IS91 family transposase, producing MASSTVEVADVFRRYGEAYREQHGGALSTVQRHAMSAIERCRTAALGGHVEQCDDCGHQRVSYNSCRNRNCPKCQSLARAQWLADRQAELLDVPYFHVVFTVPDEVAVIAFQNKPVVYDILFQAAAETLRRIAADPAHLGAEIGFLGVLHTWGQNLLHHPHLHCLVPGGGISPDGSRWVACKPGFFLPVRVLSRLFRGVFLPHLERAFTAGRLNFFSDLELLREWPAFLRHLAPARRADWVVYAKRPFAGPSQVLTYVGRYTHRIAISNSRLVAIDNGKVRFRWKTYRQDGQHGTMTLTADEFIRRFLIHVLPDGFHRIRYFGFLCNRQRQSKLAQCRELLGMKRDAAAVAPILRPDYRALHLSRTGTSLTLCPVCRHGTMVVIEVLVQAGKRRWVCDTS from the coding sequence ATGGCGAGCAGTACCGTGGAGGTGGCGGACGTGTTCCGCCGCTATGGCGAGGCATACCGGGAGCAGCACGGGGGAGCGCTGTCCACCGTGCAGCGCCACGCCATGAGCGCGATCGAACGCTGCCGGACGGCCGCGCTCGGCGGCCATGTCGAGCAGTGTGATGACTGTGGCCACCAGCGCGTCTCCTACAACTCCTGCCGCAACAGGAACTGCCCCAAGTGCCAGTCCCTCGCCCGCGCTCAATGGCTGGCGGACCGCCAGGCGGAGTTGCTCGACGTCCCCTACTTCCACGTCGTCTTCACAGTGCCGGATGAGGTCGCCGTCATCGCCTTCCAGAACAAGCCGGTGGTCTACGACATCCTGTTCCAGGCCGCGGCCGAGACCTTGCGCAGGATCGCCGCCGACCCTGCCCACCTCGGCGCCGAGATCGGCTTCCTCGGCGTGCTGCACACCTGGGGTCAGAACCTGCTGCACCACCCCCACCTGCATTGCCTCGTGCCGGGCGGCGGGATCTCGCCCGACGGCAGCCGGTGGGTCGCCTGCAAGCCCGGCTTCTTCCTGCCGGTCCGGGTCCTGTCCCGCCTGTTCCGCGGGGTGTTCCTCCCCCATCTGGAAAGGGCGTTCACCGCAGGCCGGTTGAACTTCTTCTCCGACCTCGAGCTGCTGCGGGAGTGGCCTGCATTCCTGCGGCACCTGGCGCCGGCACGCCGGGCGGACTGGGTGGTGTATGCCAAGCGGCCCTTCGCCGGCCCGTCCCAGGTCCTCACCTATGTCGGGCGCTACACCCACCGCATCGCCATCTCGAACAGCCGGCTGGTCGCCATCGACAACGGCAAGGTCCGTTTCCGCTGGAAGACCTACCGGCAGGACGGCCAACACGGCACGATGACCCTGACCGCTGACGAGTTCATCCGCAGGTTCCTGATCCATGTCCTCCCGGACGGCTTCCACCGCATCCGCTACTTCGGGTTCCTCTGCAACCGTCAGCGCCAAAGCAAGCTGGCCCAGTGCCGGGAGCTGCTTGGCATGAAGCGGGACGCAGCAGCAGTGGCGCCCATCCTCCGCCCGGACTACCGCGCGCTGCACTTGTCCCGGACTGGGACGTCGTTGACGCTCTGCCCTGTTTGCCGCCACGGAACCATGGTCGTCATCGAGGTTCTGGTGCAAGCCGGCAAGCGTCGGTGGGTGTGCGACACC
- a CDS encoding site-specific integrase, protein MTPLRQRMTEDMRLRNLGLSTQRAYLQYVSQFAGHFHRSPEMLGPAEIRAFQLHLSRDRQLSASSVGVTVAALRFLYKVTLQRGWNLDDVIPTGRQPQRLPVILSPQEVAGFLDAVGSLKHRVILTVCYAAGLRISEAVRLRPDAIDSQRMTIRVEQGKGQKDRYVMLSPRLLDLLRSYWRVTRPKDWLFPGDVAGQPITPAAVEDVCRIVRRQCSTAKPVTPHALRHAFAVHLLESGADLRTIRLLLGHRSLNTTAKYLRLATSKVCATASPLDALRAAPTIAAQAACALA, encoded by the coding sequence ATGACCCCGCTTCGCCAGCGCATGACCGAGGACATGCGGCTTCGCAACCTCGGGCTGTCCACGCAGCGTGCCTACCTGCAGTATGTCTCGCAATTCGCGGGCCATTTCCACAGGTCGCCGGAGATGCTGGGGCCCGCCGAGATCCGTGCATTCCAGCTGCATCTGAGCCGGGATCGGCAGCTTTCGGCCAGTTCGGTCGGGGTCACCGTCGCCGCCCTCCGCTTCCTGTACAAGGTCACTCTCCAGCGGGGATGGAACCTCGACGACGTCATACCTACCGGCCGCCAGCCGCAGCGGCTGCCCGTCATACTGAGCCCGCAGGAGGTCGCCGGCTTCCTTGATGCGGTCGGAAGCCTGAAGCACCGGGTGATCCTGACCGTCTGCTACGCTGCAGGGCTGCGCATCTCGGAGGCGGTGCGGCTCAGGCCCGATGCGATCGACAGCCAGCGCATGACCATCCGTGTTGAACAGGGCAAGGGACAGAAGGACCGCTACGTCATGCTGTCGCCCAGGCTGCTGGACCTGCTGCGCAGCTACTGGCGTGTCACCCGGCCAAAGGACTGGCTGTTCCCCGGCGACGTGGCCGGGCAGCCGATCACACCCGCTGCTGTCGAGGATGTCTGTCGGATCGTGCGGCGCCAGTGCAGCACCGCCAAGCCGGTCACGCCGCACGCGCTGCGTCATGCCTTTGCGGTCCACCTGCTCGAGAGCGGCGCCGATCTGCGGACCATCCGGTTGCTGCTCGGCCATCGCAGCCTCAACACCACGGCCAAGTACCTGCGTCTGGCGACCAGCAAGGTTTGCGCGACGGCCAGTCCGCTGGACGCGCTGCGAGCCGCGCCCACCATCGCCGCACAGGCCGCCTGCGCACTCGCCTGA